GGTTACTGCAACAGCAGCGACCTGATGGTGGATTTGGCTCCCGAGAAGTAGTTTATTCTGCCGTAGAAGCAACTGCGTGGGTCCTGATAACTATGCGACAGATGGAAGTAGATCTTCTGTCGGATCCTAATGCTCAAAGAGCAGTGGCATACTTAGAAGAGAGTGTGACCTCATCGGGTGAAGTCGGCACATCGAAGGTTGATCCCCCTCGACTTTACCCTTCTATGTTGACACTTTGGGCTCTTCATGGCGTATCTGAAAAAAGCGTTCTGGTAGCCCGCTATCTGAAAGATTCACGAGATACCAAAACAGGCGGTTGGGGAATTAGAGCAGATACAGCTCCAAATCCCTTGTCAACAGCCCATGTTCTCGACGTACTTATTTCGACAGGACATCTTAATACAGATGATGTTATCACTAAGCAAGCCACAGGCTATTTGCTTGACACGCAAAAAGAGGAGGGCAATTGGGACAATTTCAGTGAAACTTGGTTTAGCAAGCATCAATCAGATATGCCATTACGCTGCGATGAGTACACGACTGCGTGGGCTTTGATTGCTTTATTAAGAGCAGGTTCCTCGCCTAGCAGTTTGCCTTTAGCAAAGGCAATCAGCTGGCTTGTTTATGAGCAAAAGGAAGCAGGTTATTGGCTGTATAATCCTTTGGATGATGCCGAACATATTTGGTGCGTTTCGGATAGCATTGTAGCTCTACATATGGCGAAAGAACGGCTCATTCAAGAAATGACAGAAAATGGTCTTACCACATGGGGTAGCCAAGACTTAGGAACATCTCGAGAGGGGTCGACTCTCGAAAAGAATATTTCAAAGGTCTGG
This sequence is a window from Aggregatilinea lenta. Protein-coding genes within it:
- a CDS encoding prenyltransferase/squalene oxidase repeat-containing protein, which codes for MLGQREKTALRMLVKGTPIEKGSMWLINNQRDSDQGVGWPHLNAHDVPTVWGGTLDGMRALLATGVSRHDPVVRRAYEWLLQQQRPDGGFGSREVVYSAVEATAWVLITMRQMEVDLLSDPNAQRAVAYLEESVTSSGEVGTSKVDPPRLYPSMLTLWALHGVSEKSVLVARYLKDSRDTKTGGWGIRADTAPNPLSTAHVLDVLISTGHLNTDDVITKQATGYLLDTQKEEGNWDNFSETWFSKHQSDMPLRCDEYTTAWALIALLRAGSSPSSLPLAKAISWLVYEQKEAGYWLYNPLDDAEHIWCVSDSIVALHMAKERLIQEMTENGLTTWGSQDLGTSREGSTLEKNISKVWTSFKINLNTILLMLLAVFVFKDEIRSFADSILQSITDGNGIISDIVANAIYAVLVIAGTFIINRIRTR